One window of the Psilocybe cubensis strain MGC-MH-2018 chromosome 12, whole genome shotgun sequence genome contains the following:
- a CDS encoding chaperonin has protein sequence MHRLSAPTSRSLRRAASKASSSKLTSAGATQTRNAHKDIKFSNDGRAAILKGVDVLANAVQVTLGPKGRNVIIEQAYGGPKITKDGVTVAKSITLKDKFENLGARLIQDVASKTNEIAGDGTTTATVLARAIYSEGVKNVAAGCNPMDLRRGSQAAVDRVVSFLSAHAKTITTTAEIAQVATISANGDAHVGGLIAQAMEKVGKEGVITVKEGKTIEDEIEITEGMRFDRGYISPYFITNTKSQRVEFEKPFILLSEKKISALQDILPALEAAAQARRPLIIIAEDVDGEALAACILNKLRGQLQVCAVKAPGFGDNRKSILGDLAILTGGTVFTDELDVKLERASAEMLGSTGSVTVTKDDTIILNGEGAKDQIAARCEQIRALIADPTTGDFDRSKLQERLAKLSGGVAVIKVGGASEVEVGEKKDRYDDALNATRAAVEEGILPGGGVALLKASLQLATASAQAASTSSPVSGDAQPIRTANFDQELGVGIIRRALTQPTRAILNNAGEESAVIVGALLNQGPTGYGSADKFSWGYNAAKGEYVDMVREGIVDPLKVVRTALVDASGVASLLFTSEACVVDSPEEEKAGAGGMGGMGGMGGMGGMGGF, from the exons ATGCACAGACTCTCAGCACCGACTTCTCGTTCTCTGCGCCGCGCCGCGTCGAAGGCTTCTTCGTCCAAGTTGACTAGCGCTGGTGCTACACAAACACGAAACGCGCACAAGGACATCAAGTTCTCCAATGACGGGCGTGCTGCTATTTTGAAGGGAGTGGATGTGCTTGCGAACGCGGTGCAGGTGACGCTTGGACCAAAGGGTCGCAATGTAATCATTGAGCAGGCGTACGGTGGACCAAAAATCACCAAGG ACGGTGTAACGGTCGCAAAGTCTATAACTCTCAAAGACAAGTTTGAGAACCTGGGCGCTCG CCTGATTCAAGACGTTGCCTCGAAAACAAACGAGATTGCCGGCGACGGCACAACAACCGCCACTGTTCTTGCGCGAGCCATCTACTCAGAAGGTGTCAAGAACGTTGCAGCTGGATGCAACCCCATGGACCTGCGCCGTGGGTCCCAGGCTGCCGTCGACCGCGTCGTCTCTTTCCTCTCCGCACACGCCAAAACAATCACGACAACCGCCGAAATCGCACAGGTCGCCACTATTTCCGCAAACGGCGACGCCCACGTTGGAGGATTGATTGCTCAGGCGATGGAGAAGGTCGGAAAGGAGGGTGTGATCACTGTGAAGGAGGGAAAGACGATTGAGGACGAGATTGAGATCACCGAGGGTATGCGCTTCGACCGTGGTTACATTTCACCCTACttcatcaccaacaccaagtCCCAACGCGTCGAGTTCGAGAAGCCCTTCATCCTGCTTTCAGAGAAGAAGATTTCGGCTCTTCAGGATATCCTCCCTGCCCTCGAGGCCGCGGCGCAGGCCAGACGCCCACTGATCATCATTGCGGAGGACGTCGACGGCGAGGCTCTCGCTGCCTGCATCCTCAACAAGCTCCGTGGTCAGCTGCAGGTGTGCGCTGTCAAGGCTCCTGGGTTCGGAGACAACCGCAAGAGCATCCTCGGCGACCTTGCCATTCTCACTGGCGGAACTGTGTTCACGGACGAGCTCGATGTCAAGCTCGAGCGTGCGTCAGCGGAGATGCTCGGTTCAACTGGAAGCGTCACTGTCACCAAGGACGACACGATCATTCTCAACGGTGAAGGCGCGAAGGATCAGATCGCTGCGCGGTGCGAGCAGATCCGTGCCTTGATTGCGGACCCCACAACGGGCGACTTTGACCGCAGCAAGCTTCAAGAACGTCTTGCAAAGCTGAGCGGGGGTGTAGCTGTCATCAAGGTGGGCGGAGCATCCGAGGTCGAGGTTGGCGAGAAGAAGGACAGGTACGACGACGCGCTCAACGCGACGCGCGCCGCTGTCGAGGAGGGTATCCTCCCCGGAGGCGGTGTTGCGCTCCTCAAGGCGTCGTTGCAGCTCGCGACGGCGAGTGCGCAGGCTGCGAGCACGAGCAGCCCTGTGAGTGGTGACGCGCAGCCTATTCGTACGGCCAACTTTGATCAGGAACTGGGTGTGGGTATTATCAGGCGTGCGCTTACGCAGCCTACGCGTGCCATCCTGAACAACGCGGGTGAGGAGAGTGCTGTTATCGTCGGTGCGCTGTTGAACCAGG GACCAACTGGCTACGGCAGCGCAGACAAGTTCTCCTGGGGCTACAACGCCGCCAAGGGCGAGTACGTCGACATGGTGCGCGAGGGTATCGTGGACCCATTGAAAGTCGTGCGCACGGCGTTGGTCGATGCAAGTGGCGTAGCGAGCTTGCTGTTCACGAGCGAGGCGTGCGTCGTTGACTCTcccgaggaggagaaggcggGTGCTGGTGGTATGGGTGGTATGGGCGGCATGGGCGGTATGGGTGGCATGGGTGGATTTTAG
- a CDS encoding Protein pim1 → MQATQHVQVVPYLNQLPSPPQHHRPGLVPFAWGAGNFGQLGMGADALGDFSKPKKNAWAIKQMENDVFGDDNGGIESVVAGGIPDRENPGSFLSVDDLSAVPHPLQSLVDEGFRAVKAASGDNICAAVSDKGELRVWGSFRANEGSLGFSSGLRHQFKPVPILELSRRPGDFERVSSIAAGDNHLLVLTTHRHIYSWGAGEDYELGRRVLERHKIHGTVPEKVILGTQTRKATLVGAGNFHSFAVDETGDVWGWGLNSMGQTGTGYASSEDSVVQLPKKIQRLSKQMLGNDSVIQIAGGYHHTLFLLKSGKVYSCGRSDSGQLVLPADHPTFNDRTHPDFVSEPVLVSFPDPGDPVVQISCGVHNNSAVTRGGALYSWGQGIQGELGLGDKKEAETPQLVVRKDGGSWFAAAISCGGQHSIGLFRSKK, encoded by the exons ATGCAGGCAACGCAGCATGTACAAGTCGTGCCCTATCTTAATCAGCTGCCTTCCCCTCCTCAACATCATCGACCGGGGCTAGTTCCCTTTGCATGGGGTGCAGGAAACTTTGGTCAGCTAGGAATGGGTGCTGATGCTCTCGGTGATTTTTCCAAACCCAAGAAAAATGCTTGGGCAATCAAACAGATGGAAAATGATGTGTTCGGTGATGACAATGGTGGGATTGAATCTGTCGTGGCCGGTG GCATTCCGGACCGTGAAAATCCCGGTTCCTTCTTGAGCGTTGACGATCTAAGCGCCGTGCCTCATCCCTTGCAGTCACTGGTTGACGAGGGTTTCCGTGCTGTTAAGGCTGCTTCTGGTGATAATATTTGCGCCGCAGTCAGCGACAAAGGTGAATTACGAGTGTGGGGCTCATTCCGA GCCAATGAAGGATCTCTCGGTTTCTCCAGCGGACTTCGACATCAATTTAAGCCTGTGCCCATTCTAGAACTTAGCCGTAGACCTGGAGATTTTGAGAGGGTCTCCTCAATCGCTGCAGGAGATAACCACCTGCTTGTGCTAACAACGCACAGACACATCTACTCTTGGGGAGCTGGAGAGGACTATGAACTAGGAAGAAGGGTCTTGGAGCGTCATAAGATTCATGGCACAGTACCAGAGAAAGTCATTCTTGGAACACAAACTCGCAAGGCTACTCTTGTCGGCGCTGGAAACTTTCATTCTTTTGCTGTTGACGAGACAGGCGACGTCTGGGGATGGGGACTGAACAGCATGGGCCAAACGGGAACAGGCTATGCTTCGTCAGAGGACTCTGTCGTGCAACTGCCCAAGAAGATTCAGAGGCTGAGCAAACAAATGCTTGGTAATGACTCTGTGATTCAAATTGCCGGAGGTTACCACCATACTCTATTCCTACTGAAATCAGGGAAGGTCTATTCATGTGGTCGTTCAGACAGTGGTCAACTTGTACTTCCTGCTGACCACCCGACTTTCAACGATAGGACACATCCTGACTTTGTTTCGGAACCTGTGCTGGTTTCTTTCCCAGATCCTGGCGATCCAGTCGTTCAGATATCATGTGGTGTTCATAACAACTCGGCTGTGACAAGAGGAGGAGCACTGTACTCGTGGGGACAGGGGATTCAAGGAGAACTAGGTCTAGGAGATaagaaagaagcagaaacACCACAACTTGTAGTGCGCAAAGACGGTGGCTCATGGTTTGCTGCAGCCATATCATGCGGCGGCCAACACTCGATAGGACTTTTCCGGAGCAAGAAATAA